The nucleotide window TTTAACGATCGAAAGTCCTAACCCTGTTCCTCCTGTACTCCGACTGCGGGTTTCATCTACCCGATAAAATCTCTCAAAAATTCGCGCTTGATCCTGTAAGGGAATACCCACTCCGCGATCGCATACCTGTATAATAGCCTGTTGTTGTCGGTCTAACTTCACTGTAATGGGAGTTTGAGGGTCAGAATATTTAATCGCATTGTCGATTAGATTATATAGCACCTGTAGAAGACGATCCGGATCCGCTTTAATAATAATTAAATTAGGGGGAATTTCCCAATTAATTTGACGATCGCTATATTTTTCGGTTTTTGATTTGACCTGGGTTAACCAATCGTTGAGATTAATCGATTCTAGCTTAAAGTGCATTTGCCCACTATCAACTCTAGCTAAATTTAATAAATCTTGTAGGAGTTTAATGGTACGATCGGCTTCCATTCCGGCAATTTCTAACGCTTCCCGTTGAGTAGGGGTTAGGTTACTCCCTCGCCGTAAGGTACTCTGAAGATAACCCGAAACGATAGTTAAAGGAGTTCGTAATTCATGAGAAACATCACTGACTAATTGGCGTTGATGTTCCCAAGCATCCGAAAGACGGGTTAACATTTGCTCAAAAGTTCGAGCTAGTTCTTTGACTTCCCCAGGTGCATTATCTAATTGAAACCGTGCGTCTCCTAATTGTTCGGCGGAAATGGTTTGAGTTAATTGAGAAATGCGTTTTAGGGGTTGAAGAGATCGTCTTACATACCAAGCAATAGTCACTGTCATTACCCCAATAGCGATCGCCGTAGCAATGCTTAAATTGCTCAACAAACTAAAAAACATAGTTTGATCATCGGTGATATCTTGGGCGATATAAACTCGGCCTAAATTTACCCCTTTAACTGTTAACAAATTACTACAAAGTAACCAATAACGTCCATTAAGGAGTTGTAAATCAGGATAGGGAAAAATTTGAGTTAAAGAGACTAAATTTGTGCCGTTCGTGCCCATTTTAAGAGGCATAGACTGGGCGGTAATCTTTCCTTGAGGGTTTTTCACCCATAGTAAGGTTCTACCATCGGTGAGGTTGTCAACCGCTTTTTGCAGTCCGGTTTCTACGGTGATCATATCGCTATAAATTTCTACATCGTTAGGAAAGCGATCGCTGATGTAGCGGATATTTTGTTTGTGAGTTTGAATGAGGATAGTTTCCATTTTCCAACTGATCCAAACTGCCACGCTTCCTAACCCCAACGCAGAAACCGTTGCGACTCCTACCGTTAACCGTACTCGTAAAGAATTTGGGTTAATTTTAAAGTGATGATAGGGTTCGAGGAGGCGATCGAGAAATTTCATTTAGGTTGTCGACGCTAAGTACATACTTAATATCTAGATTACGAAAATTATTTTTTATTGATCTAAAGCTGAGAAGTTGCTGAAAAAAACTTAACTTCTTTACCTCCCCCAACCCCTTCTACAGGAGGGGAGAGACCCGAAGCTTTAAAGCCCTGTAGGGTGGGCACTGCCCACCGTTGTTGAGCCTTAAAACCCAGACCAAGCAGCGATCGCCCCGTAGGGTGGGCACTACCCACCACACCCAACCATTAAAACCCAAACCAAGCAGCGATCGCCGGAATAACACTCTGACAAGCTTGAGTTAATTTTGCCGCCGGTTCTAACCCACTGGCGATCACTTGTAAAAAACCGATCGCTTTTTTAGCCTTTTTTTGCAGGGTTTCATCCTTGAGGTTTTGTCCGGCTTCTGCTAAGACTTGTAATTGTTCTAATGCTTGTTTTTTATCGTCTTCGGGTAGGTTAGGATCTTCTATGGCTTCTTTTAATTGATTTAAAAGTTCTTTAATACCCGGTTTATCGGTTTCAGAAGATGAAGGTAATTGATTGATAGTTTCGGCAACTGTCCCACTAATTTCTACATTATCTGATAAAATAGGAGCGCCTACGGGTTTAAAATCTCCCCCAACATCTCCGACTTGAAAAGAGCGATCGCTTTTGTTCTTGATAGATATATTTTCAATTTTCTCTTTAATAATTTGCTCTATTTGTTCTAAGGGTAAATCAGCCGGATAAATAGTAGGATTAGGATCGCGGGTTAATAATTCTTCTAATGCCTGACTAAACTTTTCATCATCATTTCTAAACTTAGAAAGATACTGTTTTAATTGAGTATTTGTTAACTGTTTTAAATCACTCATTGAATAAATCTCCAATTTCCATCTGAAAAAATTACAATGGCAATATCATCACTAATACCACCTTGAATATAAATTGTTTTGAGTTTTACATCATACCGAAAAATACTAATCGGTTGATAACCATTTGACAGCCATTGACATAAAATGACTGCTTTGATCGCCTGTTGGACTGTTGGCAACTCCTCACTCCTATTACAACTGATTTAAGTGTAATTTTATTACAACCCAAACCAAACAGCGATCGCCGGAATAACACTTTGACAAGCTGAAGCTAATTTAGCTGCCGGTTCTAACCCATCGGCGATCACTTGTAAAAAACCGATCGCTTTTTTAGCCTTTTTTTGCATGGTTTCATCCTTGGGGTTTTGTCCGGCTTCTGCTAAGACTTGTAATTGTTGTAATGCTTGTTGTTTGTCGTCTTCGGGTAGGTTAGGATCTTCTAGGGCTTCTTTAAGTTGGGTTAAAAGTTCTTTAATACTCGGTTTATCGGTTTCGGAGGTTTACTCCGGCTAAGTAAGCCGTTCTTAGATGGGCGTTGATGTAGGATTTTTTATGCCCATACCCCAAGTCTAGCTAGATTGAGTTCGATTGTATCATCAAAACAGGTAGGGGTGAGGCTTTTTGCTCTTAAGTCGGTGCTTTTAAGAGTTGCGCCGGTAAAGTCAGCATCGGTTAAGTCAGCATTATAAAAGCTAGTGCCTCCAGTGGAGGCAAAGGCTACTGCAATGCTGCGAACCCACAACCAGACAACAAGACCCCCGATTATGTGAGTAGTACGCACGACTACATAACCACTGACTGACACCCCACCGAAGGCGGAGAAGGCGAAGAATACGGCTACCGCCAAGACTTCTCGGAAGCCCCAGACTTCGATAAATGCTCCGGCAAAGACTCCGGCAAAGACTCCGGCAAAGGCTACGGCAAAGCATCCGGCTACGGCGAAGGCTCCAACTATGGATACGGCGAAGACTCCAACTATGGATAGGGCCAAAACTCCGGCAAAGGCTACAGCCAAG belongs to Gloeothece citriformis PCC 7424 and includes:
- a CDS encoding sensor histidine kinase, with product MKFLDRLLEPYHHFKINPNSLRVRLTVGVATVSALGLGSVAVWISWKMETILIQTHKQNIRYISDRFPNDVEIYSDMITVETGLQKAVDNLTDGRTLLWVKNPQGKITAQSMPLKMGTNGTNLVSLTQIFPYPDLQLLNGRYWLLCSNLLTVKGVNLGRVYIAQDITDDQTMFFSLLSNLSIATAIAIGVMTVTIAWYVRRSLQPLKRISQLTQTISAEQLGDARFQLDNAPGEVKELARTFEQMLTRLSDAWEHQRQLVSDVSHELRTPLTIVSGYLQSTLRRGSNLTPTQREALEIAGMEADRTIKLLQDLLNLARVDSGQMHFKLESINLNDWLTQVKSKTEKYSDRQINWEIPPNLIIIKADPDRLLQVLYNLIDNAIKYSDPQTPITVKLDRQQQAIIQVCDRGVGIPLQDQARIFERFYRVDETRSRSTGGTGLGLSIVKTFVEGMGGNISVSSQPGKGSVFSLTFPLLLN
- a CDS encoding DUF6887 family protein gives rise to the protein MSDLKQLTNTQLKQYLSKFRNDDEKFSQALEELLTRDPNPTIYPADLPLEQIEQIIKEKIENISIKNKSDRSFQVGDVGGDFKPVGAPILSDNVEISGTVAETINQLPSSSETDKPGIKELLNQLKEAIEDPNLPEDDKKQALEQLQVLAEAGQNLKDETLQKKAKKAIGFLQVIASGLEPAAKLTQACQSVIPAIAAWFGF
- a CDS encoding DUF6888 family protein; the protein is MPTVQQAIKAVILCQWLSNGYQPISIFRYDVKLKTIYIQGGISDDIAIVIFSDGNWRFIQ